CCGGAACAGACCTGGataggatcatagttttagagctagaagggaccttgggtCATCTAGTCTGAGCCCCTTATTTTTCAGAAGGTGCAAGGAGGCTTAGTGACTCTAACAGGCATGCAGCAGAGGTGGGAAATAAGCTTTTTCCACTGGTAGCATTGCTCTGGGTCATGAAGCCCAGTGAGTTCCTACAAATCATAAATGGGTGTAACCTTTTCTAGGAAGAGtgtagactttaaaaaaaaaaaaaaaaacaacaacccatcAGCAGTTGTACTTTGTCTCTTATACCCTAGGGCATAGAGAGTATCAAGCACCAAGGAAGGCAGGATTAGAATAGCTCAGGAAGATTTATAGAGGTAGTTTGGACTTTTGCAAAGTAAGCTCAACAGCAAGAATGACCCCTTTTGAGAATATTGGGGAAGGAATCTTTCACAATGGCAATTCTTTTAGGCAATTAAgtcctcaaatgaaaaaaaaaaaaaaatggaggctgAACTAAAGGTCAAAATCAGTCCTTATTCTAAAGCTAAAGATAGATCTTGTATTATTTTCATACATTGCCCCGTGGGCCAAGACTGACAGGCTGGAGGAGGGGAGATTTCTCTAGTAAGAAATGGAGTTAAGGTGGAGCTAAGCAGAGTAACCTGGGAAATGCAATTATTTAGAAATGCCTCTCTTTTAAGTGAGGATTCCTGTGCTAGGGTCCCTATCCCAATAACTACTAGGGAACAAGAATGAGAATTTTCATTTCACAAAGCTATGAACAACTAAGGGAGCAAGATGAAAAGATGCCAATGgttttatttgaatatatttcctATTAAGTTGATTGTCAATTGTGATTGGTGAGatcagaataaaaaagtaaacagaagcTTCTGACCCAGAATGCTATTATTCAAGGGAACACATTTTTTATGCTTTCGCACTTTTATTCAACTCATAAATCCTTCTTCAGATTTTCAGATTGCCATGCAACACTTCACACCTCAGTAAAGGCACACCCTATTGCCTCACTCAGTCCAACAAATAGTGTTATGGGGTGGGTATGAATTACCCCTTCTGCATatgactcaaaattttttttaaaaaattaaaattaaaaaaggggAAGTATATAATCAAgaaatcattagaaaaaaaaggcTACCTTGATTAGTGGAGAACTGAGGATCTCAGTCTAGTAGCAGAAATCAACAGTTTGGGGAGGGCATCATCCAGCTTGGAGGTTAGTAAACAAACCTCCTTGATTTGTTGTCTATGAAAGTGATGGAAGGCAAGGGGCCATGGAGGGACAATGGGAGGACTTGGAAATCAACTCCCTCAGTCTCCGGTTACTTCCCATTGTGGTAAATAAGGCCACATCACATCCTAGAGTCTGACATTAATGGCAGTGCTCTGTGATGTCCACTACCACTGCCTTCTTCCAACTGAAGAGAAAGTATCCTGTTCCAGCACCTGCTGCCACTGCAATGCAGAGGTATCCATTGTAGGTCATAAAGATAAGCATAAGGAAGTAGCTGATGACCACCTGTATGATATGCAACACGGTCTGGAGAAGATGAGGGAAACTCAGCATCTGTTgcctggtaaaaaaaaaagaagtacaaaaattaaAGTTCACTTTCTAAGTGCTTACAGTATATGTCATTCTACCCTCTTTCTCCATTGTTGCTGCCTCCTATAATTCAGTCTGTTATCAAAACAGTATAGTTGGCTAGTCAACTAATTAGGGTGACTGAGCTATAAGTGTATACTCAAAGTGTAATTTTCACAATATTCACGTAGCTAATGATCCCCAAAGAATTACCTGGGTAATTTTGTATTTCAGTGTAAAGTAATATAAGTAATAAAAGCCTACAGTAAGTAGGCAGTTTTATTGTgtatataattttgaattttaatcctAAATGGAGGATGCTACTCCTTCACTATACTTTCTGTATTATATTTAGCAAAAGTTGCCCCTTCATGATTCTGTTATGTTTCATGCTTGTGAAATGATTCTTCCTTCCTCTGAACTAGCAGACTGGCCTGGCCATGTTATATAGCCCATTCTCCTAAGGACAACCATTGAAGCAGCAAGTTGTTTCTGTCCAACTGCTTACTGAACTGACTTGGTTCTCAGATTCATCCACTTTTTACTGAATCAAACAAGTTACTGAATCAAAACCCTTACCCAACAGTTTTGTGCGTTTCCATAAGGATGGTTCCATTTGGCCCTGGGACTGGCATGGAGTTGTAGCGAATGCTGACCTGGGACTTACGGAGCAAACTCTCCCGGGCTATCTTGAGGCCTTCATAAAACATTGCTAACAAAAAGACAGCCACAAATGCCCCAGccatttctaaaaaagaaaaagaatgctcGTCATTTTGTACTATAGCAAGCTACACAGGtgacaaggtaaaaaaaaaaaaaaaaaaaaaaagaagaagcccAGTGATAAAGACTCAGAAGAGTGTCAGAAGAATGGCAATTATGAAATTAGGGATAAAGCCTTGATGAAATCCTTTCCAACCAATTCTATTTCCTTGTATCCAAAGACATTAGGGAAATTCCCATCTAGCATTTAAATCAGCCTCACACAGGTACTGAGCATGCCCAACGAGCAAAAGGTAATTAATTCAGTACAATATGAAGAATGATTTTTGTGTGATTTAAGGATAGGGTATTTTCCCCAGTGGGGTTATAATATATGCCCTAATACTATAGGGTTGTAAGCAATATAGTTGACTAATGTTTTGTAACTGGGATTCCAAGATGACTTCTTACAAATTTCCTTACTCCTTCACAGAAACTATTCCTATGCAACAATGAAGAGATGAATGAAGCTTGGACTTACCCCCAGGTGTATTGATCATCAATCCAGAAAACAGCAATTCCACATTCTTATAGCCAAAATAGAAGGTCATGGGCTGTCAGAATAAATGACAAAGTTAGATTTAGAATCAAACCTAAAACTCCAAGTGAGGATGTAACAGTGAAATTTTAAACACTGGTTTAAAGGAAATCATGAACAAGGATTAAGTTGGATTCTTTTCTCTACTTCAATCTTGGTACAGCCATGTAAGCCTTTTTAATGGCATACTTGCCTATATCATGGCAGAgtatacagcaaaaaaaaaaatttagaaggcaGCACAGACAAGTGGGGTTGTATAGAATGTTTGTGTAGTTTTGGAGTTAAAAAAGGGCAGGAAATTCTAGACGTGGGGGAAAACTTGGAGACCTGAGATTTAGCTAAACTGTCCTGTGCCATTTTTGCCCGTTGATCAACAAATCATACAAATCATTCAGTTCTAATATTGGTGGGAAGATTCATGTTTACTCACCATCATCatgctttctcctcctcctcctcctccatgaCCTCCATGACCTCCATGAGAGGCTGTAGTGGATGCATGATGGGGAGGCATAGTGCTATTGTCATTCATATGGCTCATACCATGCATATGGTGTGCGTGGCTCATCTTCCTAGCAAAGGTTGAAGATCAATAGCAGAATCCTATGAGAGAAAGTATTAAAGTATAAATCTATAGTGTAgtatactttattatattattatattaaagtataaatctACAATCTCTTCAATATTTAGGAAACCAAAATGTCTTCAAAATTTCTAAATTTGTAAGAGTCTAATAATTTAGTAGTTTAatgaatcagatttttaaaaagtgtaaaagAATATCCAAGGTAGAAATATGTCTAAAGGAATTAACATTTAAGGGtttcaaaaaaattaacttgaaagTGTTCAAGTGGATTTGGGTAACTTCTAAAGCTTGTTCCAATAACCAGTGAAGgtgattaaaaatattaattctaatTGGCAGACCTAAACTTAATCAGAATAAGTCTCTTCCATCCTGGACTTCCAGATTTAAGTGATTTTGTTCTGGGGGAAAAGGTTTGTTGCTGCCCTAGGCAAGCTGAATCACTCAGCTTGCCTGGGACAGCAACAAACCTTTTTCTCATCAGGATAATCTGAATGTAGTAGAGTGCAGCACAGAAAGCAAAAAGCTATTGGAATTGATTGGGTTTTCCCAAATTGAATTAAGTAGAAACTTGTGTATCCTGTCTAATAGTCATCAACCCAGTTCATACATGGTGACCCAACAATGTCCCAATTCCTAAGTTGCTAAAGGATATATCCCCTTTATGTTCCTCTGGTACTAGCAATGCAAGACTTGTCATAATGGATTTTAGTGAGGCTTCTCCATTCTCTCTGTGAATGATTTCATGATCAAGTGACATATCTCCAACATACAACTGATATGTCAGTTCCACTATAGATGATATGTAGTCAATTACAAGATGCTATAACACTCGAAATCTGGCATTAGTATTACTATGTTAATGTGGCATTACTATTTGTGGCTGGTCTTCACTCAAGAAGCCAATCATAGAAATGGACCCAAAAATAgaaagtgttttctaattttctattctcCAGCATTTGTTGTTAGACATAAAACAGTCAACTAGTCTAATTTTCACACTGCTACTATGGAAACTAGGCCAAATGAATTATATCACcttatcttttctccctttatataCATCTATTGTGACCttatcattttcaaaaaggaaacaacttGTTGCAGCTACAAAATGATACCATGTTATTAGGCAACCGATTTTCACACCAAAATCATACATTCAGTATGCCAACGTTGCTGAATTCAGATTACAAATACAGGGTTGTCTGAGAATTACTTGGTGTAAGCTAATAAAACTTCAAAGTGCATTAAAACTTCTGGGACAAGCTACATTCTAGAAAGCTGGATTAGAGGAATATCCTTGTCCTTCCTTCTCTGGAATGTGGAAAAGTTAG
The DNA window shown above is from Sminthopsis crassicaudata isolate SCR6 chromosome 2, ASM4859323v1, whole genome shotgun sequence and carries:
- the SLC31A1 gene encoding high affinity copper uptake protein 1, giving the protein MSHAHHMHGMSHMNDNSTMPPHHASTTASHGGHGGHGGGGGGESMMMPMTFYFGYKNVELLFSGLMINTPGEMAGAFVAVFLLAMFYEGLKIARESLLRKSQVSIRYNSMPVPGPNGTILMETHKTVGQQMLSFPHLLQTVLHIIQVVISYFLMLIFMTYNGYLCIAVAAGAGTGYFLFSWKKAVVVDITEHCH